The Thalassomonas actiniarum genome contains the following window.
ATCAATCAAAATGTGATGAATATCGCCGACAACACCAACGCCAACCAGGGCAATAGCCAGCAGTTGTTGCTGATGTCGGAAGAAGTCAATGCCGCGGTTACAACCATTAATGAACAGTTGCAAAGGTTTACTTCTTTCTAGAAGTTTATTTTGGCAACAGGAGCAATAAAACCTCCTGTTGCCATGATGTTCGCCTTAGGTCATGTCACTTCATTCTCAGTAAATAAGGGCAATTTGTTACTAAAACCCGGCGAATGTTGCCGATCACATACTTTGTAACACTCCTTTTAACAAAAAGAACTTTGCCGGCGAAATAATTTTTCTCCCTGTCCGCTCCCCTTATCCATAGCCAAACAATAACGAAAAACACTATGCCGGCATTGCTCAAAAAGACCTTATCCACGACAAGTTTTATCAAAGCCTTTACCTTCACTTTTCCCCTGCTATTGCTCAGCGCCTGCAACAATCAGTCAAACAGCCCGATGAGCACAGATAAAACCACTACGCCAATTATCTCGGCCATCAACCACGACCAGCGCCCGGCCAAAGATAAACTCAGGGATGAACGCAGAAAACCCGCAGAAATCTTATCCCTGTTTGAAGTTCAACCGGGCATGACAGTGCTGGAAATCCTCGCCGGTGGCGGCTATTACACTGAGCTTTTATCCCGGATAGTGGGCCCGGGCGGACAGGTGTATATGCAAAACACCGAGAAGTATTACCAATTCCAAACAGATTTAGCGGTAAAACAGCGCCTGGAAAACAACCGCCTAAACAATGTGATCCGTTGGGACAAAGAGCTACATGCTTTAGACCTGCCCCCGGAGCAACTGGATGCGGCATTTTTAATGCTGGTTTTTCACGACTTTTTCTGGATGACTCCTTCGGTGAAGCAGGTAATCGACACCTTATACAGCAACATTAAACCCGGCGGTGTCGTTGGCTTGATAGATCATGCCGCCGTTGCCGGCAGTGGTGACAGGGATGCCGTCGACCTTAAAGGCAAGCACCGTATTGACGAGCAACTGGTGATCGAGATGTTTACCCGGGCAGGTTTTGTGTTAACCGCCGCCAGTGATGTACTGCGTAATAAAGAAGATAACAGAGATGCCGCCTTTTTCGAGGCCAGCATGCAAAACAAGGCCACCGACCGCTTTGTACTGAAATTTATCAAACCTATGGACAGTAAAAG
Protein-coding sequences here:
- a CDS encoding class I SAM-dependent methyltransferase translates to MPALLKKTLSTTSFIKAFTFTFPLLLLSACNNQSNSPMSTDKTTTPIISAINHDQRPAKDKLRDERRKPAEILSLFEVQPGMTVLEILAGGGYYTELLSRIVGPGGQVYMQNTEKYYQFQTDLAVKQRLENNRLNNVIRWDKELHALDLPPEQLDAAFLMLVFHDFFWMTPSVKQVIDTLYSNIKPGGVVGLIDHAAVAGSGDRDAVDLKGKHRIDEQLVIEMFTRAGFVLTAASDVLRNKEDNRDAAFFEASMQNKATDRFVLKFIKPMDSKSNTAMVSNKQP